Genomic segment of Aliiroseovarius sp. M344:
TTGGTGCCCCCAATGGTCAGGCTTGGCGCTGCCGGCCGCTTCGCCTTGCGTTTGAACGAAACTGTATCTTTAGAAAAGGTGTTCAGCAGGCTCTGACGGCGGCAAACATTCAGTGGGAAATGGGGGTCGACGGCGATTCAACCCGCACGATCGAGGCGTCTTTGTCCGCCGATCTTGCAGTACACGCCGTGATCGACGGCACCGTTCAGCCGTTCCTGGAAGAGATTGATCACGGCGGCGCGTTGCCTGATCTGGCAATCACACGCGTGAATATGTACTCAGCCAACAACGCGGGCGGTCAGGCGAAACAAGACCTTCTGGCGATGATCCGGCAGGCCTTTAAAGATCTTTAGAGACGTCAGTCCATCGTTACGACGACTTTGCCGGTCGATTTGCGGTTCCGCAGCAGGTCCAGCGCTTCGTCGATCTGGTCAAGTGGCACGCAATGGCTGACATGCGGTTTGATCTTGCCGTCAGCATACCACGCCAGCAGTTGGCGCAGACTTTCGGTTAGGACCTCTGGGCGGAACTTCAGGTACGCTCCCCAATACAAGCCGATCAGTGTGATGTTCTTAACCAGCATGTGGTTCGGTCGCACGTCGGGCAAATCGCCGCTGGCAAATCCAATCAGCAGGATACGCGCTTCGGGATTGCATGCGCGGAAGGCGGCGTTGAACTGTGCGCCTCCAATCGCGTCGTAAACCACATCGGCGCCACCAAGCGCTTTTACTTCGTCGCGGATATCCTGTGTGTCAGTGTCGATCAGATGATCTGCGCCTGCGCGACGGCAAACCTCCAACTTGTCTGCGCCGCGCGCGCAGGCGATCACCCGCGCGCCCATGACTTTACCGATTTCAACGGCAGTTAATCCAACCCCACCAGCCGCGCCCAGCACGACCAAAGTCTCTCCGGGTTGCAGGCGGGCTTTGTGGTCAAGCGCGACATGGCTGGTGCCATAGGCGATTTGAAAAGCAGCAGCATCTTCGAAGCTCATGTTGTCTGGCAATGGCAGGCAGCGGGCCGCATCAAATACCCCATGCTCGGCGAAGCCATCGCGGCCAGAGAATACAACCACGCGCGTTCCCGGGGCAGGGCCGTCGGTGTTGGGGCCAAGGGCCGAGATCACGCCAGCAGGTTCCATCCCAAGCGAGAAGGGGGGCGTCGGGGTGTCCTGATACTTGCCCTTCGACATCAACAAGTCAGCGAAATTCAACCCACAGGCTTTTATGTCGACCAAGGCCTGACCTTGCCCCGGTTCAGGAACAGGGGCGTCGGTCAAACGTGCGGTTTGGTGGAAATCTGTAACGCGAAAGGTTTTCATGAGGCCTCCTTGTAGCAACTCCATAAGAGGTTCCGGCCAGAAAATCGAGCGAGATAGTTGAGAATCAACTGCTCTCCTCAGCGTTGTGGAGTTGCAAAATGCAAAACAATTTGCTATTCTCCCTTGGCGTGTGCTGGTGCAATGCCGACTTTCGCATTGGTGGAGGCCAAAAAAACTCAGTGATATGCACTTATCACGCTGTAATTAAATGGTTTTTCCAATATTTCGGCAAAGCTGACCAAAAAGACAGGTTGAGCGACCGAGCTGTCACGTGATCAGTGGTTGCGTAATACAATCTACTAACGAGGAGTGGTTCAATGAAACATCCGGTGGATGTCCATGTTGGAAAACGCGTCCGTCACCGTCGGTGGATGGTGGGGATGACCCAGCAGCAGTTGGCTGAAAAAGTAGGTATCAAGTTCCAACAAATCCAGAAATACGAAACTGGCATGAACCGTGTTTCGGCGTCCAGACTTTGGGATATAGCAGCCGCGCTTTCTGTGCCGGTCAGTTTCTTCTTTGAAGGTTTGGAAAGCAAACCTGATGCGGATACCCAAAGCGCCCTGCCCGCCGACATTCTGGCGGACAAGGAAGCGCTCGAACTCGTTCGCAGCTATTATGCTATTCCGGACAATCAACGCCGACGGTTGTTCGAGCTGGCCCGCGTCTTGTCTGACGTCGCCTGAGCTTGACGCCCGACCGGTTGCCCTGCTACCGCCCGGTGAACATGCGGCGGGGGTGCGACAGTGACCGATCTGAACAACGACACGAAACAAGAATTGTTGCGCGCGGCAGAGGCTTTGGCTGATGCGGCGCGCAAAGCCGTTCTGCCCTTTTTTCGCGCCGACAATCTGATCGCCGATAACAAGCTCAGCGAGGGATTTGATCCGGTTACAGAAGGCGATCGCGCGGCCGAACGCGCAATGCGCGAGGTTTTGGCCCAGCTTCGTCCCCAAGACGCCATTTTGGGAGAGGAATTTGGCCAGACCGCTGGTGAAAGCGGCCTGACGTGGGTGCTTGATCCGATAGACGGAACGCGCGCCTTTTTATCAGGCACGCCCACTTGGGGTGTTCTGATAGCGGTTGGCGATGACGATGGCCCCCAACTTGGCATTATTGACCAACCCTATATCGGCGAACGCTTTGTCGGCGGTTTTGGCGTGGCGCGGGTCGATGGACCGCATGGGTCGCGGCCTTTGAAAACGCGAATGCCGCGTGAACTTTCCGATGCGATTTTGTTCACCACGTTTCCAGAGGTCGGAACGAAGCAAGAAGGGCAGGCGTTTCATCGGTTGTCCGAACACGTCAAGTTGACCCGTTATGGGCTGGATTGTTACGCCTATGGGCTGGTCGCCTCGGGCCACATTGACTTGGTGGTCGAGGCAGGTCTGCAGTCCTATGATATTCAGGGTCCGATGGCAGTGATCGAAGCCGCAGGTGGCGTTGTCACCAATTGGGAAGGTGGCCCGGTGCATCAGGGCGGGCGGGTGATCGCAGCAGCCAATGCAGAAATCCATGCCGCCGCCTTGGAAATTCTGTCACGAACCTAAGCCGTCAGCCAAAAAGGTTGCGAGATTGGCAGCGCCCGTGGCAAACTGGCGGCGCGCGCGAGTCCTTTGCCCTTTCTGTCGCCGCCAAGGTTGTCTCTCCGAAATGGGCTAAAGGAGACAACATGGAATTTCTAATCCGCAACGCGCAAACCGTTTTGACAATGGATGATGATAGTCGCGAGCTGACGTCCACGGATATTCGGATCGCAGATGGCGCCATCGCCGAGATCGGCACGGGCCTCAAGTCGCAGGGCGAGGTCATAGATGCAAAAGCTGCCGTGGTGACACCCGGCCTTGTGAATACGCACCACCATCTTTACCAGACATTGACGCGGGCTGTGCCGGGGGGGCAGGATGCGCTTTTATTTGGATGGCTACAAACACTGTACCCAATCTGGTCGCGATTTGGACCCGATGAAATGCGCGTATCGGCCATGGTCGGGCTGGCAGAACTGGCCTTGTCTGGCTGCACTATGTCCGCTGATCACCTCTATCTTTTTCCAAACGGTTCACGCCTTGAAGACACAATTGATGGCGCACGCGAGGTCGGGCTGCGGTTCCACCCCACCCGAGGCTCTATGTCCATCAGTGAAAGCGATGGCGGTCTGCCACCGGACAGTTTGGTTGAGCGTGAGGCAGACATCCTAAAAGACTGCATCCGTGTGATCGACGCCTTCCACGATGCTTCTGAAGGGTCGATGTTGCGCGTGGGTGTCGCGCCGTGCTCTCCCTTCTCGGTCAGTCGCGATTTGATGCGCGAGGCCGCCATTCTGGCGCGCGACAAAGGCGTGATGCTGCACACCCATCTGGCTGAGAATGACGAGGATATCGCCTATTCCGAAGCACAGTTTGGTTGCCGTCCCGGTCAATATGCCGAGGAGCTAGGTTGGGTTGGTGACGATGTCTGGCATGCCCATTGCGTGAAGCTGGATGGGGCCGAGATTGACCTGTTTGCCCACACGCGGACAGGCGTTGCCCATTGCCCGTGTTCGAATTGTCGGCTTGGGTCCGGGTTTGCGCCAGTGCGGCAAATGCGCGACGCGGGCGTCAAAGTCGGGCTGGGTGTTGATGGATCGGCGTCAAATGATCAGGGCAATCTAATCGACGAGGCGCGACAAGCCATGTTGCTGCAGCGCGTCGCCTTTGGGGCTGATAAGATGAGCGCGCGCGAGGTGTTGCGCATCGCAACCCGTGGCGGGGCAGAGGTTTTGGGACGCCATGATTGCGGGCAGATTGCTGTTGGCAAACGCGCAGATATCGCAATCTGGGACGTATCAGGATTGGACAGTGCGGGCAGCTGGGATCCGGCGGCTCTAGTCTTGGCGGGACCACGGCAGGTCCGCGATCTGTTCGTCGAAGGACGGCAGATTGTGCGCGCTGGGCAGATCACGACAATTGATCTGCCGCGCGTGATAGAGGACCAGAACCTGCTGGCCGCGCGGTTAAGAGCCTAGCAAGTTTGTCGGTTATTTTGAAATCTAGGTCCATTTCTGCTATGGTGGCTTACATTTCAAACCTCTCACATGCGGATATTACCGCAGGAAGGATGGGCTCACCATGCTTTCCGTAATGAGTGATAAGACATTTTTAGCGTTGGCCGCGGCCCTTGGTTACGGCGTTTCGACCATACTGATGAAGCACTATTCGCAAGGCTTTGCCTGGCTGCCATTGGCACTTCTTGTTGCTGTCTTGGCTGGCACGGTCGTCTCAGAGGTCTTCCTACTTCGGCAGGTCGAACTGGGCCTGGCCTATATCGCGATCATTGCAACGGAATCTCTGCTTGTGCTGGGATATTCCTTCGCCATTGGTGAAGGTCTGTCGCGGCAGGAAACTGCGGGCGCTGTGTTTGTGCTGTTTGGTGTTGCCTTGGTCAGCTTCTGAGGCATTTGCCATTGGCCCAGACCGCTTTGATCGCCCGATCATCGCCCATCATGATGGTGGGGAAGATCGCTTGCCATATATCCTCGGCGCGCGCGCTGCGCTGAGCGATGGCGGCTGTCGAGGCAAGATCGATGATTGCAAGGTCGGCCTCGGACCCCGGTGCAAGCGTGCCAATCTTGTCGTGCATGCGAATGGCACGCGCCGACCCTTCGGTCGCGAGCCACCAAAGCTGCGCCGGATGCAGTGGGTGCCCATTCAACTGGCCGACCTCATACGCTGCCGCCATGGTGCGCAGCATCGAAAAGGATGACCCGCCGCCAGTGTCGGTTGCCAAGCCAATTCTGTGACCTTGCTCCATCAGCCCCGCCATATCGAACAGCCCCGATCCGATGAACATGTTCGAGGTTGGGCAATGGATCAGACTGGCGTCCACTTCGCAAATGCGATCGCGTTCGCGGTCGGTCAGATGAATGGCATGCCCCAGAAGCGCGCCGGACCCAAGAAGGCCAAAACGTTCGTAGACATCCAGATAGTCCTTGGCATCCGGGAACAGATCCGCGACCCATGCGATCTCTTCGTGCTGTTCGCTGATATGGGTTTGCATCA
This window contains:
- a CDS encoding NADPH:quinone oxidoreductase family protein, with protein sequence MKTFRVTDFHQTARLTDAPVPEPGQGQALVDIKACGLNFADLLMSKGKYQDTPTPPFSLGMEPAGVISALGPNTDGPAPGTRVVVFSGRDGFAEHGVFDAARCLPLPDNMSFEDAAAFQIAYGTSHVALDHKARLQPGETLVVLGAAGGVGLTAVEIGKVMGARVIACARGADKLEVCRRAGADHLIDTDTQDIRDEVKALGGADVVYDAIGGAQFNAAFRACNPEARILLIGFASGDLPDVRPNHMLVKNITLIGLYWGAYLKFRPEVLTESLRQLLAWYADGKIKPHVSHCVPLDQIDEALDLLRNRKSTGKVVVTMD
- a CDS encoding helix-turn-helix domain-containing protein is translated as MKHPVDVHVGKRVRHRRWMVGMTQQQLAEKVGIKFQQIQKYETGMNRVSASRLWDIAAALSVPVSFFFEGLESKPDADTQSALPADILADKEALELVRSYYAIPDNQRRRLFELARVLSDVA
- the hisN gene encoding histidinol-phosphatase; its protein translation is MTDLNNDTKQELLRAAEALADAARKAVLPFFRADNLIADNKLSEGFDPVTEGDRAAERAMREVLAQLRPQDAILGEEFGQTAGESGLTWVLDPIDGTRAFLSGTPTWGVLIAVGDDDGPQLGIIDQPYIGERFVGGFGVARVDGPHGSRPLKTRMPRELSDAILFTTFPEVGTKQEGQAFHRLSEHVKLTRYGLDCYAYGLVASGHIDLVVEAGLQSYDIQGPMAVIEAAGGVVTNWEGGPVHQGGRVIAAANAEIHAAALEILSRT
- a CDS encoding 8-oxoguanine deaminase, which translates into the protein MEFLIRNAQTVLTMDDDSRELTSTDIRIADGAIAEIGTGLKSQGEVIDAKAAVVTPGLVNTHHHLYQTLTRAVPGGQDALLFGWLQTLYPIWSRFGPDEMRVSAMVGLAELALSGCTMSADHLYLFPNGSRLEDTIDGAREVGLRFHPTRGSMSISESDGGLPPDSLVEREADILKDCIRVIDAFHDASEGSMLRVGVAPCSPFSVSRDLMREAAILARDKGVMLHTHLAENDEDIAYSEAQFGCRPGQYAEELGWVGDDVWHAHCVKLDGAEIDLFAHTRTGVAHCPCSNCRLGSGFAPVRQMRDAGVKVGLGVDGSASNDQGNLIDEARQAMLLQRVAFGADKMSAREVLRIATRGGAEVLGRHDCGQIAVGKRADIAIWDVSGLDSAGSWDPAALVLAGPRQVRDLFVEGRQIVRAGQITTIDLPRVIEDQNLLAARLRA
- a CDS encoding 5-aminolevulinate synthase, whose amino-acid sequence is MSDKTFLALAAALGYGVSTILMKHYSQGFAWLPLALLVAVLAGTVVSEVFLLRQVELGLAYIAIIATESLLVLGYSFAIGEGLSRQETAGAVFVLFGVALVSF